A genomic region of Rhipicephalus sanguineus isolate Rsan-2018 chromosome 3, BIME_Rsan_1.4, whole genome shotgun sequence contains the following coding sequences:
- the LOC125757704 gene encoding uncharacterized protein LOC125757704, producing MRDSPTHNAEIEPTPLALEAACQTELSGSEIDNMQARISSLEEELKETKASASSASFTKEALQGKDDKVTFYTGLPSFVMLMSLFELVKSHMSHTGRNSLTQFQEMVLFLMRLRLGCQFQDLAFRFDVSLSTASRIFDKWLDLFVDRIGPLVRWPEKEQLMKTMPVAFVDNFGLKVRVILDCFEVFIDRPSSYLPRAETWSHYKHRNTVKFLVGICPQGAVSFLSKAHGGRASDKHITEECGVLDLLEYGDVVLADRGFLIAESVGMCHATLAMPAFTKGKRQLSSEDVEKTREIANVRIHVERVIGMVRNKCNILKGSLPVEVLRVNAYGECQIDKIARVCCALTNLCNSVVPFE from the exons ATGAGGGACTCTCCGACACACAACGCAGAAATCGAACCGACCCCTTTGGCACTTG AAGCTGCCTGCCAGACTGAACTCAGTGGAAGCGAAATTGACAACATGCAAGCACGTATCTCCAGCCTGGAAGAGGAGCTTAAAGAAACGAAGGCTTCAGCTTCATCGGCGAGCTTTACCAAGGAGGCCTTGCAAGGCAAAGACGACAAGGTCACATTTTACACTGGACTGCCATCATTTGTTATGCTTATGTCGCTGTTTGAGCTAGTTAAGAGCCACATGTCGCACACAGGACGAAACTCGCTGACACAATTTCAGGAAATGGTATTATTTCTGATGAGATTGCGGCTTGGATGCCAATTCCAGGATTTAGCGTTTCGCTTTGATGTTTCGCTGTCAACAGCATCAAGAATTTTTGATAAATGGCTCGATCTGTTCGTTGACAGAATTGGACCCCTTGTTCGTTGGCCAGAGAAAGAACAATTAATGAAAACGATGCCTGTGGCCTTTGTAGACAACTTTGGCCTCAAGGTTCGCGTCATACTTGATTGTTTCGAAGTCTTTATTGACCGTCCGAGCTCTTACTTGCCTCGTGCTGAGACGTGGTCTCATTATAAGCATCGCAACACAGTCAAGTTTCTGGTTGGAATATGTCCTCAGGGTGCCGTGTCTTTTCTGTCAAAGGCCCATGGTGGGCGTGCCAGTGACAAACACATCACTGAAGAATGCGGAGTTCTTGATCTTCTAGAGTATGGTGATGTAGTTCTTGCAGACCGAGGATTTTTGATTGCCGAGAGCGTTGGCATGTGTCATGCAACACTTGCTATGCCAGCCTTCACTAAAGGGAAGCGTCAGCTTTCGAGTGAAGACGTCGAAAAAACTAGAGAAATAGCAAACGTACGAATACACGTAGAAAGAGTGATCGGCATGGTGAGAAACAAGTGCAACATACTTAAGGGTTCATTGCCAGTTGAAGTACTACGAGTCAATGCGTATGGGGAGTGTCAAATTGACAAGATTGCCCGCGTCTGCTGTGCCCTCACGAATCTGTGTAATTCGGTTGTGCCTTTTGAGTGA